The Punica granatum isolate Tunisia-2019 chromosome 4, ASM765513v2, whole genome shotgun sequence sequence GGTGTTGGTCATCCTGCATGAAAACcggaagaaaatgaaaatgaaagaataaccATCATCAATTATCAGCAGTGAGTTTCTCCTTAATTGACTTGACTCGAACCTAcagacgaaattgatgcagTTGGCTCGTCTATGTCAATGGGCCTTAATCGTCTTCCGTCCAGCAGTCACTATGCATCTAGAGAGCTCCAAAATATTAAACAATCAAATGATGTGACATTGGTGTGCTCTTTTTCatatgataataatttatcTTCGGCAACAAAGTGGATTTGGATCGAATTTAATATCCTTCCATGTGTATGGCATCTTCCTCATGTGATTATTAGTATTATCTTATAGACATGGAATCTCCTTACCGTTATGTTATGACAGAGAGCCATATTAGAATTactaataacaataacaatgcTTCATCTggtgctctttttttttttcccttatttgTTCGTGGATGTAAtacaatcaaataaaaatcttaatatttaataaaaaagtacaaataattttacgggtattaaatttatattctcTTGATTGATGAGGTAGAACGTACGTTATTATGTTACACTCTCTATAAGGCCTCATTTGCTTTCCTTAATAATAACAATGTCCAATCTGCTCTTTCTGAAGGCCCACCAGTCCCGCTACCATTAAATCTTAatcttaataaataataaagagaTTATACATGATATCGGCTCTACAACCTCGTGATTTGGTGCATAACCCATTTGATAATGCTCCATCTGTTTCTGCCCCGAATGGGGGATCATCGCATGGGACCTCTACACCGCAGAAGGCGACACGTTTTCCCAGTGACAATTAAACACATGCCCCGCTATGGTTTGACCGCTAACTAACACCTGCATGAGATTCAAATTTTTTGGGTAAACCCATAGCTTGCAATGAAAAACATACGTGTCACGTACAGAATTAGTAAAATACACCCTCCTCGCTTATTTTCAGAAATTATGATATAATTTATCGATTATCGTTTTCGATAAACGGGATAATTAGGCGAATCCATGAACGTTTATCACGAAGTGACTTATTATTTAGTGGACTTTCTTGGGGTCGCTGCTACTGGGACGACCAAGTGGACCTCGCGGATTGGACTGGTTTGGTGCTAGCTGGACTTGCAATTTGGAAGAGGCATCGATGCTCCCAGATATTTATATCGCTTATCCGTCGATCAAATTGTTTGTGATATTTTATGTGATATCATTTTCTCACATTGGTGATGGAATTGGAAGATCCCCTCCTCGGAAAATGTCGGATTTCAAGCCGAATTCTTTATTCGGATTCTTTAATTcttaatatagatatataaatataaatacaaaagcaaagagaatataatatatatatatatatatatatatgaccgACAAGATAATagaataagaaaaaggaaaagaaaaaagaaaaagtaatccCACTCGAATTTTGCTGCCACTCGAACCTACTCACTGAGCATTCCCTGTAAAGCCGATAGAGCCAGCAATCGCGGTATCTCTCTACGATGATAATCGATTGATCATTCGCCGACTAGGTAATCCAGTCATTCCTATTATCGGACAGGTCCCCAAAAAGACCGCGGAATTTTAGTCCACGGCAATCGTACATAAGAGTTTTTGCTCAAAGTGGTCTTCTTTCTCAAGCAATTTCCTATAAATGGTCTTCTTGTCAAACTATTCCCCCATCATAGTCTTACACTctctttcatttgttttttagTCCCTAAATATTTtcactattttattttaagtccctTTATGaaacttataaaataaaagatggaaaatatatatatatatatatatatatatatatataaaagaaagaaagataggTTGAAATTACAAAGGGATGAGTGGTAGGTGGCCGCAGGGTTGGGCATGCCGCGATTCGATTTGGAAATCATGctgaaacaaaaaacaaaatgctTCAATAAAGTTCGAGATTACAAGTACAAACTATAATCactttatgagaaaaaatcgAATCAAATGtgactctcttttttctttttcttcttttcgttaaattaatttttccttaaaaatatattaaattagatGGAAATAATTGTGTTCAGCTCCATTGGACACAATTGTCATGAGTCAAaccgtaaaaaaaaaaaagattttagtttagtatttttcttatttcatttttcaatttatcgAGTTATTTTACTTATCTTAGtgtattttagttttttttttctggaaaATAATTTAACTAAATTGGTTAGGTTCAGTGGACCATAATTATTCGGATTGaatacaataaattattatcGAATTTCTTTTTAGTTAAAAACCGCATTAAATTAGAGTCAGTTTGAGAGGTTCAACTCTTATTTGTTAGATTCAATTGGACTCGTAGCttaattggattttttttttgttttctttttactgCCCTAGGTCCTACCCCAACATCGACCACGACCCCTTCGAATAGTGAAGATGAGAATCACCATACTCATGTAAAatatttgactttttttttatcacaaagtgattaagattCGAATTTATCACTCGAATTTCATCATTTGTTTTTAGTTTGACACGAGCAAACCGAAGCGAACCATGCCCACCTCCAGGGCCCCCACATCACCCCATTCTAGCTATTTTATATCTCGTTGCTTTTTATTtgtgcttttctttttatttttcaatttataagtTTATGAAATGGACCtcaaataaaatagtaaaagagTTTCAGGGACCTTTTTTCGGTAATAGAGTTTTAGGGActttaaaaacaaataaaaaagttttataagactattgtgaaaaatatttcttaaggaagattattatagaaaatagtttaaaaaataagacTATATTGGAGAAGTGGTACATGGACGTCGCTGTCATACAGGGTCTGGGGGGCGGTCGGGGCGGGCCCCGCCACCGCGACACACGGGTTCCTTCCTCCTGAAGCTAGTTGGGTCAAGCGCGGGGCCCATGcatccttctctctctcctcactGAAACCACCGTAAGGTCAGTAACCAaacaacccccccccccccccccccccccccccccccccccccccctctatAAGTAGACCGTCGGATCAGCCACCTTTGTCCTCCGGTTTTCGTTCATTCACTGCGCTGCGCGTCCCATCCATCAAAGCTCTCTCTAGAcacttctcttcctttccccccACCTAAACCCTCCTCGAAGATCTCCCCTGTGCTCGATTCTCCTCCGTAACAGAATCTCACAGCCCATTTCGCCGCTTGTTTCCCGCGAAAACCTTCTCGCCTGCTCACGAATCGATTCCCTTTCCCACTCTCCGGTGATCCTTAAACCTCCCCGTGCTCTGCCCTTTTTGGCTCCGAAGAGCCCTCCGTGCTTTGATCGTCGTACTTCATCGACTAACTCCTTCGACAGACACCATCCGCCGCAGGTACAGTTTCCCCGCTTTCATCTCTTCTAGTGCTTTTGATCATCCATTTTCGGTTTCATTTGTCCCTGTTTTTAACTCGTTGATTTTGGTGATCTGTCGAAAGATTGCAGGAGATGGAACAGAACTACCGCGACGACGACCTCGAGTTTGTTGTTGATGACTTCTACGATGAATTCGAGGATGAAAACCCTTTTGAAGAGCCCGAATCACCTATTCGCACCGATTGCGACTCTGACTTCCGTGATGACTTCGAGTTGGTAAGCTTGTTATTGCTGCAGTGCTTTTGCATGCGTTCTTTTTCTTCCACTTTTGTTCTtcagtcatatatatataaataagaagAGTGAAGGACAGTCAAATGTTAGTGGAGAATTCCAGTTGATTGATGTTTGTGTCCCTGATGTCTGTTGGTTGGGTCGAACATGACCTCTGCTGTTTGGTGGTTTTGGGTAATGCAGAGCAAGTCAAAGACTGATACATCTGCTTTTGAAGCGAGGAATGGAAAGGACATACAGGGAATACCTTGGGAGAGGATGAACTACACGAGAGATAAGTACCGCGAGAAACGATTGAAGCAGTACAAGAACTATGAGAGCCTCTCATCCTCCCGAGAGGAGCTCGCGAAGGTTGGCTGTTTAAGTccgccttttctttttttcttcagtTCTCATAATCGTACATTGCTCAAAAATCTTTCATTGATTAAGAAGTTACGTGTGTTTTTTTTCGTAGTTTGTTTCAGATTTTCGTGGCTTTTTTATGTGTTTTCTTGTAGCAGAGGATATTTAGTGGAGGAGTatctattactattattattgtgCTTGCAAAAATTGATTAATCTAGAAGATTCATGATggaattaatttattagtttgAAAGTTGATTGCTTGTTGATGGAATCTCTTCACCACAACAAAAATGATATTTGTATAGTTGCATCTCATATAGATGATCCTCTTTTTATAATTGACCCTCAATACTAATGGagtattataaaaaaaatctgatCCATATGAACTTTTCCATATGATCAAAACTTCAAAAAAATCCATGAGGAATCAACAGTcctttttctaataaaattgtATAATTCTTTTCCCTCATCTATTTTTTGTCGGAGTAATCGTAGCTCTTAATGTTCTTCTTGTCCTAAAATATTCTTAAGTCTTCTAGATTCTTGCTTCCCTGATCTTCTTTCTAAGATACTGTACTTCCTCTTTCACACACACAAGCGTgcgcatatatacatatttggACAATTTTACCGAATATATTGTATGACAGGAGTGTTTACCAGTGGAGAAGGGGAACAACTTTTATGACTTCCACTTCAACACTAGGCTTGTCAAGTCCACAATCGTGCATTTTCAGGTAGAgaatttactcttttttttcctttaattacCTAATGGTAAACTCATGGATCGACATGTCTCGTCGGTGAGTCACTGGTAAATTCATGCATtatacatgcatattttgTTCATAAAGCTACCTccataaattcgaagaaatAGTATGCAGATTTGATGCATCATCATTCCTCATTTATTATGCTTTTCTTCGGATGAATGTCTGCATCGTCATCTTTAACCTTTCCCTGAAGATGATTGTCCTTGCATTCTTTGCCTGTTCAAATCTGATCGTTTGTCTTTCAAACGGAATGTACATGAAATAAGGCTGTCATGTGGAaattcttatatataaaacaaaaaacaatcATTGCATGCCCTGCACATTTAACAGACTTTGGCCTTTAGATTCTGTACGTTCTTCAATAAGGCGCTCTTAATATCTGTTTATATGCATATTACGTCTTCAAGTTTTGCAGGtttatcaatttgatatattcTTTATGGATATCATGTGCTTCAGTAGCTCTGTGCTACAACTATTTGATGGAAGGTTTGGAGTTCACAGGTTTTCTACTGAATGTTAGGTTTTGGTAGATTGTTTAGATAATCGAAGATCAAGACATCATAATCAAGTGATGAACTTGTGTTGGGCTTTCAAATATGTCATAAACTTGGGAGACTGTTCAACTGCATTTTATGGATTATTGTCCAATTATTTCAACTGACTTgtttcatatttttgttttcatcttCATGAATAATGCttttgggggaaaaaaaataaaaaatctaggTGTAGGTACATATAGGATAAGTAAATGACTGTCTTGTTGGAGAACTTATGATGACCACTTTTAGATACTGGTATAAAACGCACATGTTGTAGCTCTTGAAGAATTCTTTGCAActttttatctttatttttaaagaagGCCAAACTAGAATTGTGCCTGGAACATAGTTTTTTTGAGACAATGTTTTTATATCTTTCTCAGCAATAAGTAGAGTTTCTTAGCATTTCTTTCAATTAGGCGCTTATAATTGCTGATGGTAAAGCTGTCATAATTTGAACTTTGAAGTAAGATATTGCCTTGACCTTCTGAACCAAAAACTATTATGTGGAAGATTCGACCTGGGCTACCTGCTAGAGAATGCTTGGTTTATTTTGACTCCCAGTGGTAAGGTACTGAATGCATCATGCTCTTGCTGTGGCTTTGGATTTTAGATTTCTTTTGGAAAGGACATCTAATCACGGAGAGTTTGCAAATGCTCTGTGCCATATGAATTGTTAATCGTAGGGAATATATAGACTCAATAACAGCTGTAGCAAAGTGCCGCATTTCTGATGACCTATACTCGAGATAACAAAATAGTAAATGGTAAGGTAATTATTCTTCTAGCAGCAATAAGTCAACCTCACCAAATAGCTTAGATTGATGTGGAAACATAATGTGATTGGACAATGGATGAGGGACCATATTGGGGAAGCACTAAAGTTAATGTTTGATTGTTCATCAGACAAGTTTATGTTCACATTTGACGCATTTGTTGTTGCAAATTATTATGTGTTTTAACTCTCTGGCATTAGGAATGCTATACTTCTCTCTTTATTTCAGCTTTTAAAGCAAGGTGGAAGTTATATCTGAGCAGCTGGCACAGTAAGCAAACGGGTATATATGGTATGATAGGAAGTGTTTGATCACTGTAGAGGGGGCTGCATGACATTCTCCATCATTTCATTTGTCTGCCTTTTGGAGTTTGTGTTATTCCATTTGCATGAATTGTATGATAACCTACTTACCAATGCATACTCTTCATTTCCACTCCAACGAGACCATCAGGTACTCGTTTGTATATGCTGAGTAGTTCTTAGTGGTAAATTCACTTAAAATCATTAATGGTGAACAACTTCCTTTAAGCGGCAGGTGGTCCAAAAAAATTCTGCATGCCTTGCTTTGTTTTCATTCACCGAGAGTTTGATATTTACTGTAGTGACAAGCTACTGCATACCCCAAAATTGAGACTCTTGTACTACTAGAGgagccaaaagaaaaaaaattataacaaaacaaaaaagcgATTACTGCATGAGACAAACTTTAAAATGGCCATGCTATAGTAAAACGCTTGTATTGAATTGTCATATGGAAGCTCAGTTTCACTGTTTTCTTTTGTCCTTCATTCAGCTGCGGAATCTTCTTTGGTCCACATCAAAGCATGATGTATACCTTATGCAAAACTACTCTGTAATGCATTGGTCATCATTGTTCAGAAGGAGCAAAGAGGTGCTAAATGTGGCCAGACCAATCACTGCCAATGTGGTATGTAGCTGATCCCTCACCCAATTTTTTGGTAAAGTTTGCTTTCCTTgcattcataaaatttaaacaTTACCTTTGTTTTTAAAGCAGAGGAGGCCCAGCCTTCTGATGGAGACCCTCTCTAGAGTGCAAATAAGCACCATGGCTGTAAAAGACAACTTACTAGTTGCCGGAGGATTCCAAGGGGAACTCATATGCAAGGTAGTAATACTATAGTATTTTTAATTGTAGATCTGATCGTAAGACCTTTCCACCTGTCCCACTAATGTATTTGTTATTCATTGGCCAGTTCCTTGATCAACCTGATGTTGCATTCTGCACCAAAGTAACAGCAGAGGAGAATGCTATCACTAATTCTGTGGACATATATCGTAGCCCAATGTGAGAATTCTGTCCATATATCTTTTTGCGCATAATTCCTTCACTTCCCTTCAGTCATTTAAATCAATGGTCCTTTTCTTGTCCAGGGGTTCTTTGAGGGTCTTGGCTGCAAACAATGATGCCCGAATCAGAATTTTTGACACTCAGAAATTTGCTTGCCTAAGTAACTTCAACTTCGGTTGGTCTGTAAATGTGAGTGCTTGAGGAACGTAGTTACCTTATTGACATGCTGTTAGGTATTTGATACTTGTGATATTTTCTGACTTCTCATGGTTTAATTTCTCAGAACGCCTCTGCTAGTCCAGATGGTAAACTCCTTGCAGTGCTCGGGGACTGTGAAAATTGCCTGATAGCTGATGCTCAATCTGGCAAAGTAAGTTGCTGATTGTAGATTTTTACTGAAAAATCTGTTTAATTACCTCTTCTATTTCCAGATTGACTTTTGAATTATATTTGTAGTTGCTCTCCCCTCGATTGGAAATTTTTGCCTTTTCTTCTTGGGGGAGTGGAGAGTTTACTCTTTTAACATATCGAACATCTACACAAAAAAGATAGCGCTGATAGTCTTCATCCCAAAATAACAAATTTGGGTGAACCAATTTATAACCAGACGGTTTCTAGAGAAAGGATTTTTGGAGAAACGTTTTAAGATGAAACATTTgcgatcaaaattttttttttctccaaaaaCAAGTTTGGCCTCTCCTTTTTGTAAGAGCTGTGAGCATTCCGCGAGTCATTGTATGGATTCTGCTTCAACTCTTTATTAGTTCTGCAATTAAGTTTTTTAACTTCTGAAATTAAAACTGCAGACGGTCAGCACCTTAAAGGGGCACTTGGATTACTCCTTTGCATCAGCTTGGCACCCCGATGGTCGAATCCTTGCCACGGGGAACCAAGACACGACCTGCCGATTGTGGGACATTAGGAACCCGTCCCAGTCCATAGCCGTCCTAAAGGGGCGAATGGGAGCCATCAGGGCCCTCAAGTTCACATCCGATGGCAGGTTCATGGCCATGGCGGAGCCCGCGGACTTTGTTCACATCTTTGACGCTCAATCAGGCTACTCTAAGTCTCAAGAGATCGACCTCTTTGGCGAGATTGCAGGGATATCCTTCAGTCCTGACACGGAGTCTCTCTTCGTTGGGGTAGCAGACCGAACTTATGGCAGCTTGTTGGAGTTAAACAGGAGGCACTGCAACCGATATTTGGACGCAATGATCTAGTCGTGCTCATTGAGCAAAATTGTCGATGCGGAATTGTAGATAAATATAGGACAAAGGTATTGTTTTGAGAGTGTATATATCTCGATATAAGGTTTGTAGAAGCAGCTTAGTACTGATGTTGGAGGACGTTAACTAATGTCCCTTTGGTTGGTTTGGAGAGTATTAGTGGCCAAAAGATCTTTTGCTGATTTTGGAGAGCAGATCATTGGTAACCTCAAATAGTTGGCCTTTTTTAAGGTTTGTTTTGCTCTTCGCGTACGTGAGGACCTGAAGACCCTGCGTGCAATTTGTTTATATTAGATTGGACTTGTGGTCAATTATTTtatgaagattttttttttcctttttagttGAACAATAGTATCATAGACATTTTGTTGCTTTCATAACAAATTTCTTACCCGATGAGGGACATGGACGTGCATATGGTGATATAATCGGGTTGGATGAGCCCCTCTCTGTTCTATTTCTACTAGTGAATAGGATGTCGAGCAGTGTCGTGTCGACTATTACTGAAGTTGGACCGTGTCAATGGAATTGTGAAAGTTGGGTCGTCATTATAGTTGAAAAATGTAAAGCCTAGTAGGTGACCAACCACCAGTCGGTAAGTTGCAAATAGCGTGCCGACCTTACTTGCAAATAGTGGGCCCGTTTGATTTCgattttagaattatgattttgattttaattttatccaCTACACAGTAAAAGTACAcgtttttcaaattaaatttataatattatcttatttgtcttttttataattaaaatcaaaattaaaatcaaagttactttaatttcGAAACTAAACGCCTCCTGAAATTCTCTCTCAGCCTAGAGATAAGAAGATACGGTTGGCAATTGaattatttacttcatcgaAAGGGATGGGAATATCCAGATATCATAACACAGTTAAGTGGAACAGCTGATAATGGTGGCGTTCCTGTCGCATCTATGATCTACCAATCAAAGATTGACTTCGTTATTTGGGGTTGTTTAACGGCACCTGGAAACCCCCGACTCGAAACATCACTTTCTCTTAAAGTCTTTATAGACGAGTCTATCCACTGAAAATAATACTACGAAGTGCGGCGTGTGTTAGCTAAGTTCCAATACTCGGTTCGAAGAATCTCTTCGAGAGGAAGACAAGCACCTTTATGGTGTTATACATCGGGGTTTGGTCCATACGAGAGTCTCTTGCAGGTTGAGGGCCATGCCCACGTCCTATTCCTCATATAAAGCAAACGTATCGTTTTGTTTCTTAAGTTGACAAGAGCAAGGAACATTGTCTTGTTACAACTGTTTGAAAAGAATATTGATATTTATGTGATAACAATAGTCAAAATCTCtccacgaaaaaaaaaatctagaaaatatCCTAactatttatcttttttatattcttaaaaGAAGGGTTTAAGTCATTGCATGTTGACTTAGAAGTTACAGGTTTGATATTTAGTGAGATCACCTGTATCTATTTATTAGTTAGctatgatttcttttttattatactagacATTAAGCCTcatttgtaatcgaaaaaaaattttccaaaGCCCACCTTCTAGCCCACGTTGATTCTTGTAATCATTGCAATATTTATGCTGATCTGTTCAGGAAAATGACATGCAcatattcataaaataataataatgtgagTTAATTCAAGTGGTTCCGCGCTTGTTCTCCTTGATAAAATCTTGAGTTAGaattttgtgaatggagaaaatatactctatgagagttttatcctttaATGAACTAATTCAGATTGATTGGATTAATCGGATCCCATTAGAGTTTCGAATAccagtattaaaaaaaattaaaaagaaggaagaaaatgaCGTGCACAATACCATTTCAAATTCGACATTAATTGTCATGGTGGGCCCATATTTTTTTCTGAGCCTATCTTTTAACTGGTCTAGCCTGATGgacataatattttttctggGCCTACCTTTAGATTGGTCTAGCCCGATGGGCCTAAACAGTGAACTAGCAAAGCGAGCCCATATGGAAGCAATATCTGCTGACAAACAAGTGCCGAGTTGTCAATTCCTAACCAGGCTGGGCttgatttcttttctgttCCTCGCACGTCCTGTTGAGGCCATAGATTGACCAGCTTCCCCTGGCAATTTATGAAGGAGAAGCTCCAGTGGCTTTTTCAGTAGACGTTTTAGGgggttgaaaaaaaaaaatgatagctGATCATCAGGCTTCAGTCGAATGCGTGGAAGCCTATCTTTTCAACTCGTGCAAATCTTCTCTTGAAATGGCATTTTCGGGCTGCTTTGTATCACGGGCCAGTCCGTTCCTTATCGATTCGATTGCGCAGCAAAGAATGTGATTTGGTAACGTAAACGTTTACCAGCTCAACAGCTCATACATCTTTGTTATTATTGATCAACACTTAGCTTAGTAAAGTAAAGAGGCTTAATTTTGAATGGATAAATGTCCCATGTGCGGTGGAGTGGTGAAGGAAATATGTTTTGTATTGTAATGAATTTTGACGTCGCGTGCGTGTTCGTGTTTTCGGCGTGTACTTTGATATCTGTAAACTCAACGGGTCATaactaatccagttcgagCCTGATCGgtccactaagggataaagctctcctcatcaagaattttttttcatttacaaggCTCAAACTTTAAGGGGAATAAGTGTCGAATTGCTTAAACCAACTCTTAATGGCGCGTGCGTGTTTGATTTGAGTTAATGTAAATCGGTTGAGAAGATGATGGGTTGGATTGGATCATATCACttattaatccaaaaaatGGATTCTTCTACCGACCAAAAGATGAAAGTGAAACCTCCGATCCCAAGGGGCGCGATATGCTTTCACGCATGGTCGCGAGAAGCATGTGATATGAGTAAAATTGACGCGGGTATGTTCGTGAAAAGGAGCAGGAAATTcgtgatgatgatgacatgaTCTTCTTTCTCATTTTCATAGTAAcctgtaacgctcgtcaataTATGCATGGTTTCTTTCTCGTTGCCATCATTAAGCCATAAAATTCAACATCAATAGATCATCGGAGAACCGATATTGCAATTTTAACGCGATTGCGATCATTGTTTCAGCACTAGCTCGCATGTTGCCCAGAGGAAACGGAAATGCATGGAAGATGAAGTACCGCGATTATAAGGAATAAAAGCTCGGGCGAGGTTAACCTTTCTCTAATATCAGTCGATATTTTTCAGACGATGCTCTAAAGGCACAATATTCCTCGTGAAAACACctgaaaattaaacaaaatttcGCAGTCTCTTTCTCGCACTTTTAGCTGTAAAGATATTCGAATTACGAAAGTCTTACCTTGTCGTATGAAGATCAAATTTGATAACCTCAACCAAATCAAAGATGATATCTGACCAACAATGACATGAAACTGCCTCCTTAAAGAAGACAacgatttttgtttttcctcaTTCAATCAATTGTTGGCATCTGTTCTCCGAGCTGTACAGTTCATCTAGAAAATCGCATTCCCACCAAATTTCATCAAGACTCGGAAAATTCCCAACGAAATGAAGAATTATCACCTCAACCACCTCCTACAGGCGTTTCCAAATAGAGTTTTCCGACGAATAAATATTCGAATTGCCCGGCAACGACCCATACCCTGccggaaaaataaaagttcgaAATATTTCACCCATTTATGAGAAGTAAGAATTCACCCAATCACCTCTTTgtatatttttccaattttttcaaAACCTTGAAAAGCTTTTTCCTGTTTCCAATCAATAATATGCGAAAAAGggtaagagaaaataatgttCAGTGGTTAGTATTTGATTTCACTTTTACCTAATAAAGTTTTCCTGGAAAAAAAGCAAATtaccaaataaataattgaatttcTGGTCCCCACGAACGTACTGTTGTTACTATCGCGCATGCTTGCCAATTTGGTAATGGTGCCCCCACAATATTCCAAACTTAATGAAGGAAACACATATGTTATGAATTTGATTTCGGTTATAAATGAGATCCAAGGCTCAatacaatgaaagaaaaacctaaataactaataaatggggTACGAGTAGTCTCATTAAGTATCGAACATGCGAACCTCTAGATTAATAGGCGATGGCGTATGTTACTACGCCACGGCCTCTTTTGATTTTGATGTATCGATATGGTCAAAGATTTCGttcaaaacatatatatacccGTGATTTGGCTGTAAGGGACTAGGAAACATAAAACATGTAGCATTCCCATGTCCGCAAGGAAATACATATACTTGGCGTTCAAAAAcgaaaaattgataatttcgTGGATGACATTCATGATAAATAAGATCTTGTTTCTTTTACTTGCAAGAATTATATGGATGTAACAGCCTATAATTCATGCTGACGACATCACATTGATAATGTATAACGTGTACGTACTATCTAGCTTCAGATGTGactacacacacacacacacacacacataatcGACGATCAATTATCGAAGGAGCTAAAGTTCTCATATGCATCTATTCTCAGCATGATCTCTGCACTGCAAGTGTTAGAATATATAATGTCGATCGGAATGCAATATAATGCTGTTTGTCTTGTAATGTACTATAGCGAATTCCAGCCAAAAAATTCTACGGCTCGGTTCTAATttgccccattttttgttGCCGATTGATTTTCCTTTACAGCTGCCTATGAGCCTTCGGGTTCCCCTCGTAAAAGAGGAAAGATCTCCCACATAAAGTAATCGTGCAGCTCTCCTTAATTTTAGGAATTGTTTCGAGCTTCACATCCTAAAACCAGTTGTCATATCGAAATAGAGTGCATAATAAGCCTTTAAATTTCGAACTCACTACATATATGCAGATCAAAAGTTTGCTTTTGTGTAGTCAATCTCAAAGTCGAAGTTACGAGAGCTAGGCATGTCAAATGTTACACCCCGAAGATGTGAACCAATAATTTCAACTTAGATATTTATAGCAAAATTTACTGCTCGGCAACGTCCAAAAAAGAGCAATGTTCCAATTCTTCACTGACTCATAAGCCCTAATAACATGAATATGAACTGATGCTTTGCTACAAGGTACA is a genomic window containing:
- the LOC116202260 gene encoding uncharacterized WD repeat-containing protein C2A9.03-like isoform X6; the encoded protein is MQNYSVMHWSSLFRRSKEVLNVARPITANVQRRPSLLMETLSRVQISTMAVKDNLLVAGGFQGELICKFLDQPDVAFCTKVTAEENAITNSVDIYRSPMGSLRVLAANNDARIRIFDTQKFACLSNFNFGWSVNNASASPDGKLLAVLGDCENCLIADAQSGKTVSTLKGHLDYSFASAWHPDGRILATGNQDTTCRLWDIRNPSQSIAVLKGRMGAIRALKFTSDGRFMAMAEPADFVHIFDAQSGYSKSQEIDLFGEIAGISFSPDTESLFVGVADRTYGSLLELNRRHCNRYLDAMI
- the LOC116202260 gene encoding uncharacterized WD repeat-containing protein C2A9.03-like isoform X3, which translates into the protein MRQTLKWPCYSKTLVLNCHMEAQFHCFLLSFIQLRNLLWSTSKHDVYLMQNYSVMHWSSLFRRSKEVLNVARPITANVQRRPSLLMETLSRVQISTMAVKDNLLVAGGFQGELICKFLDQPDVAFCTKVTAEENAITNSVDIYRSPMGSLRVLAANNDARIRIFDTQKFACLSNFNFGWSVNNASASPDGKLLAVLGDCENCLIADAQSGKTVSTLKGHLDYSFASAWHPDGRILATGNQDTTCRLWDIRNPSQSIAVLKGRMGAIRALKFTSDGRFMAMAEPADFVHIFDAQSGYSKSQEIDLFGEIAGISFSPDTESLFVGVADRTYGSLLELNRRHCNRYLDAMI
- the LOC116202260 gene encoding uncharacterized WD repeat-containing protein C2A9.03-like isoform X7, producing MQNYSVMHWSSLFRRSKEVLNVARPITANVRRPSLLMETLSRVQISTMAVKDNLLVAGGFQGELICKFLDQPDVAFCTKVTAEENAITNSVDIYRSPMGSLRVLAANNDARIRIFDTQKFACLSNFNFGWSVNNASASPDGKLLAVLGDCENCLIADAQSGKTVSTLKGHLDYSFASAWHPDGRILATGNQDTTCRLWDIRNPSQSIAVLKGRMGAIRALKFTSDGRFMAMAEPADFVHIFDAQSGYSKSQEIDLFGEIAGISFSPDTESLFVGVADRTYGSLLELNRRHCNRYLDAMI